ACCAACTCCGCCGGCCCCGATCCGTGATTAGCTCCGAAGGGCATCGGAACTTAACAGGCATTCATCCATTCAAGCTGTGGGAGAGGTCGTGTCCCGCAATTCGATGACCAGGCATCGATCGGACGCCAAGATGATGGTCTCGCAGGTTGCATCACCGAATGCTGCCGGATTTGGCATGCTCGTACCCAGATCACTTCTTCTGCCTTGAGTTAGGAGTTAACATCCTTCTTTCGAGGCAGCACGATTGCTAACTTACTGCTATGATCTGAGACTGATCGGACGTGACGTGGCCCCACACCGACCCAGCAATGCAGGCATGTCTTCTCTTCCCCCGGATTTTGCCCTGCCTGTTCCGTTGGCTGCCTGACAGGGTACGTATCTCGGAGCTGCCTCTTCGACGGGCAGGCACGGCGGTGGAAGTGGGGTCTCCGGGAGCCCGGAGGAACGTTGGAACGACACCCGAAGCCCGACTTCCGTCCTGAGGCAGGCGGGACGACAATGAAAGTCCTTCCTTGCGACTGATACGTGTGGGATTGGCACAAAGAATATCTCCAAGTCTTTCAGCGAGTATCTTGAGTGTCAAATGACCAAAAGCCCACATCGTCAGGGTAACACCACCGATGTAGCGTTGACGCCGGGCTTCATCTGTTTCGTTGATGTTCGCATTTTCTCATCTAGGATCGCTGCCCCGAGAGACCGAGTTGGAACTTCTTGCCAAAGACACAGACATCATAGTGCAACATGTCCACCGAAGGAGTTGGGCCAGCCGAGTACGCGTTGATACAAGAGTTGTTCATCAATCCCAGGGTCTACATCCCTTCGCACCCGAAACATATCGCTAAGAGCTTGCAAGAACCAGCATTTGTTGAATGTACGAATTATCTGGAAGACACGCCTGATGTCCAGTCCTTTGCAGTTCCAGAAACCACCTTCACTCCCGAGATCGATGTGCAAGATGACGGAGCCGACGATATCCTCGCAAAGTCCATCCAAATATTTCCTCCAGGAGACATTCTCAAGCTTTCCATAGAGGCCACCATACCCCACATACGATTCTCGCACGCAGTCTCGAAGCTGGAGCTGCCGTCCCTAAGAAGTGACCCGAGGCACGACCTCAAAGCTCTCGGTCGAGCAGTCGGCGATGCCCAGTGTCTGGGCTTCTTCCGCAAGCCTACCCCGTTGCCTCGCGAGCCTGTCGATGATACGAAGGATGAAGGTCTCGGTCTTCCGCTCTCTGCGGTGCACTTTCACGATCAGCTTGCGAGAGGAGCCGAGCTCGACGAGCTTGACTACACCGAGGAAGACCTAGCATACGTTGCAGAGTCAACATTCGTTGATTGGTCCAAGAGGGACTTTGACCAATTGATCGATCTTGAGATGGTTCCAGCCATGGTGGGAATATTTGGTTTGGCGTCGTGTAAAGAATCTCGCTAATAATCCGTCCAGGATAGAGTCGAAACCATGACTCCACCACTGATCACCATGCCCTTCGAAGATGTAGAAGATGCAGAGTTGTTTATACCGGATGCCGATGTCTGCGAGATACCTCAGTTTTCAGATCCGGAGAGCCTTCTCGAAGAGGATCTCGAGGAATCCCGACACAACCTAGCCGTGGCCTATGATGATATCAAGTTCCTAGATACCTCAACGTCAGACATTCTTGGCATACCTTCAGACACCCCTAGCTTCGACATCCCCACTCCTCAACGAAAGGGCTCAGCACCAGCCATGGAGGTCCCTATCCTGCCCATGTCGGACGACTCTACGTCCAGAAGCGAAGAGAAAGACGCCTTTCGGGCAATCTTACGCGATACTGCTGGATTTAATTCCATTAGCCTTCCAGGACCGTTAAGATCCAGCCCATGCTCGGAGGAAGAGTCAAGATTCAACGAACAATTCAACCTCCTCTTAACAGAGAAAGCAGACACCCTGGCACGGAAGCTCGAACAAGAGCAGGTCGAGGTAATTGACGCCATTGCCAGAATGCAGCCTCCAGTCCTCGATTTCAGAGCACCTACACTAGATTGGGAGGGAGCTACCCGAGGCCCCGAAGAGATGTTTCTTTGGGTCCGCTGCCAGAACTCCGAGCAGTTCGCATCGCCACCGTGGCCACAGAATCGGCAAGAACAAAAGGAGCTGCGATGGATCCCTTTCCCATCTTCCCTAGGTCTGGTGGAAGTCGAGGAGTCCGTTGGAGATGACAAAGTGTTGCAAAGCCTCCTTGAAGGGCGACGATCTACGAGACTACCGACGAGTGACGATCACATACGGCAAATACATACACTCAAGGCGATACTTCCAGACGATGATGACGAGGAGATCCCGATGCCCGATGACGAGGACCAAGCCCAAAGTAGCTCACCTTCCACAAGAGAAGACCTCATGCAACTTATTCGAAAACGCAAACAGGAACAAGCTGCCAAAGATGATCACATAGATCAGGTGTCGCCGACTGTGGGCGTTAAGCACCGTCGGACAACTACAACTACACAGTCAAAGTCGACGAGGTCCTTAGGGCAAAGCTTGCTCCTCGGAGTAGATGAGACCAATGCCGCGGGAAACCTACTCGCCAACTACATGGACCTACGAGGTGCGAAACGAGTCACAAGCACATTCGAGCCATTATTCCCAATTACGAAGCGCAAGGATGCTCAAGCTCCAGTGTCTGTAGTCGGACAAGTATCATCGAAGCCGAAAGCACAAAAGGCCCCCGTCGATGCTCCTGTCCCGTCCATAGAGCACACAAACAGCCCCTCCCGCATCATCATTTCTACCGCCCTCCCGCGAGGGATCATATCGGCCCTCCAAGCTAACCTATCGGGCATCGATCTCGTAGACCGCGACTTCTCACGACACAACAAACGCGTCTGGTCCCCCGGAAGCGTAAAGACCGTAGTAAAGCCATCCCCGCTATCCTACGAGGCCGACATCATCCCTTCCCCAACAACAGGAATAATCATCACAACTATCCTCAAGGTCCGACAGAAGCCCCTTCCAGGATCCCAAGCACAGCTCTCTCAACTCCGCGGCCGCGTAGCAAGAGTCGCACCGCTCTACGGACAACTGACTATCCTCGTCTCGGAAGACAACCCCCTCGCAGAACACATCGGACCGCTCAGCGCAGCCGACGCCGCATCGTACGCCTCCTTCGTCGCTTTCGCATGCTCCCTCAGCAATAGCAGCGTCTGCACCATCGACGTGGTCTACGTGGCCGGCGGCCAAAAGACACTAGCCCACTGGACGTGCGCCCTCGTCTCGACGCACCTCAAAAAAGCATCCCACGACGTGCAGCAAGTCATCATGTCGGAAGAGACGGAATGGGAAGTCTTTCTCCGACGCACCGGCTTCAACATGTACGCGGCCCAGGTCGCTCTCGCAGTCGTCAAGGGGGGTTATCCAGTCGTAAATGTCGACAgcgacggcggcgacggcAACAATGACCAAGACTGGACGCTCGTGCGGTTCCTGAGAATGAGCCCCTCGGAGAGGGCGAATGTGCTCAAGGGCTTTCTTGGTGGTGGGAGTCTGGTGGACAGAGTCAGTGCGCGTCTGGGCTGAAAAGCTGGAAGGGCTGGCTGCGAGTGGAAGGTGTTCGGAAGCTGGCGAACCCATCTGCACATAGTTCGGATGGACTTGATGAGTGTTGTGGAATAAGGTATAGGTGTATGCAGGAGGAATCATACGTACCTTGCGTCGAACCCGCGCGTGATGCGTGTTATTAAGCTTCGCTGCAGACGAGGATCGGTTGGCTCGGGCGAAGGTTTTGCGCGCGGGTTGGGACCACCAGGCGATCTGAATAGGACAAAAACGTCTCATCATCGGTCTGCCGAGACGGCGCTGTCCACTTGCCCAGTGAAAGAACCGTGTCAGGCACACACCTACTATACCTCTTCATTGCAGGCGGCCTTGCAGATTCTTGTGATGCCGAGGAGACCAAGGGCCAAGACATGTCGTGAGCAACTCTGCTGCAATTCTAGCGCTTTCTATTCAGAGATATGATGAGACAAATTCGAAGAGAACGttgatattataagtaagaaTAAAATAGAAAATGCTTCCTGAAGCTCGCCTCCTGTTCCAACAATCTTGGTCCACGCCATGTTGAGGCCAGCTTCGGCCCATGTAAGTCGTGACTCTTTTTTGGTGGTCTATGCATGTAACACCGAAAACGCCTTGGCCCTATTTTACATGTAATGATATGGTACAAATAGGTGGTACAAAGAAAGAAAACGGATGAAGACAGTATGTACGCTGCAAGGAAAAGTCGCACCTATCCCTCGCATTCTATATGGCATTGGGAGGAATCTTGTCACCCTTTTCGAGCGCCTGCTTGATGGCTTCAGAGTTGATGACGCTCCTCATGACCTTTGTCAACAGGTCTTCATCAGGCTGCTGGAAGCCCGGGCGGAAAGGCGGCAGGGCCTTGGTGCATTCGGTCAAGTCGTTGATGTTATTGACACCAAGCAGAGACATGCGGACGTACTCTGTCGCATAAGCCTAAAGTTTAGGTTGTTAGTCTCGGGAAGTCTATCCAGATGGGACGAACGTGTGACGCCGTCAGGAAAAGTCTTACCTCGTTCCACATGAACTGACCGCGCGGCCCCGCTGCGAATGCCTTCCAGACCCCATTGGTGCGCGGGTCCTGGGAAACGTTGATGTCGCTTTGGAACTTGAAGACGGCAGGAGGGGCATTGGGGTTGAGCGTCTGCTGGTAGTAGGCGATATCCCAAGTTCCGGGTGTACTGTCTTGGGGCGAGTCGGCGCGCGAGGGATCAACGAAGCGTTGCTGGCTGGTGCTGTGCGCGCCCATCAGGGCGACGAGGCCCGCTGGAGTGAAGGATTTGTCTGCGAAGAGCTTGAACAGCTTGGCTGAGCTGTCGGATGGATCCGGCAAGAGCTTCTTCACCGCGGGCGTTGTAGAGTCTTTGCGACCAACAAAGGTGCGGACTCGGGGTCCCAAGGGGCAGGAGACAGTGGCAACGTTGGACGCAGTCTGGATCAAATCGGCCATGGAGATCTTGTACCTCTTGTACTTGGCAAACCAGCCCTCCATGATATCACAGATCTCCTCAAGGCCTTTATTGTCGGAACGCGTCTTGCACTCGTTGGCAAGAATGATGGAGCCATCGGCGCCAGTGCCGCCGGTAGATTTGGACCAAGACGCCGCGTCATGGAAACCAAGGCGAATAGCACCACGTGCGACATTGTTGCAACGCCCGGCATTGCCCACCATTTGTGCCGCCATGTCGTCGGCAATGTACTTCCAGATGCAGCATTCGTCTTCTCTGCACTCCGCCGAGTTCTTGGGCGGAAGATCGGAGTCATCGTAAAAGCTCTTCAGGTCCTGGCCTGGAGCCTCGGCAGTCAAAATGTCCTTGATTGCCTGGCCGGTCGCAGTGAGTTCGCGGCCCCGAAGCGTGGCAAGATCGCCAATGAGCTCTGTCGAAGGACCGCCACCGTCCGCTTGGCGAGCCTCGAGCTTGGCATCGGCCATCATCTTATTGATGTCCATACCGGGGCGAGCAATCACAACACCGGCCAGAGCGGCAGTGATGAGAGACGTAGTCTTCATGATTGTCACGGTCCAACACTAGCGACAACAAACGAAGAATAAGCGATATAAACGATTGGAACGAATCGAACACCGCCCGAAGGTCAGGATGGCTGCAAGTCGAAGCGAAAGGTGGTAGAGCTGAAAGCGAGAGATGCAGTGCTGGCTCGAGATACCGTAACGAGAGCGATTGCCATCGTCAATTATATCTTAGTCGGAGTGCGTTACGGAATGTTCTAAAAAGCTTCTTTGACTTCCGGCTCATGGACAGCCGGCCGCTAGGACAGCGAAATCCCAAGTCTGATTCCTGACATGAGAAGATGCAGATGCAGCAGCTGCACACTTGGTCGTTCAAGTCCGTCCATGTTACATGTCTCTGAGACAGGCCCCGCGGCAGCGGCGATCCAAGCAATCTTCTCGCTCAACGTTTTGCTTTCGGCCGGTACCGTCGGTCAGCTCTAGGCATCAAAGTTGGATGGCGGTTCCGAACAATCGCCCAGAGTATCCCTGTCGATGCCATGAAGAGCATACACGCTTCAGATGCCATCGATGCTGGTTGTGTCCAGTCAATCAGCGGGGTCGTTTCGCTCAATGCCCTGCCACGAGTAGATAGACCACGACCTTATTTTGTGGGATCTGATGTCGATCGGAATGCGACCGTTGCTTCTCATTGTGGACAATGTAAGCCAAGGGAGGGACGTCTGCACGGCCACTGATAGGCGGTCGATGCGAAAAGTCAGCGGGGAGCCTCGCGATTCCAACCAAAGAGGACATGAACAGCGGGAGCCAGTTGCTCGTCTGAAGGTTATGGTCTTTGTCGGGCTAAGGCTGCAACGTGGGGCATGCTAGTCAGAAACGACAGTGTCTGTCCAGAACGGGGAATAGTCTAATGGCGAGAACGCTTGGTCGTGGCGCCGTTCAGGTCGGACAGAGAAAGTTGTGTTTGAAGGCCTCGCCGGCGGTCCGTGTGACGGAACCAGCGAGGAACTGACGAGGCTTTCCAATATGGAGAGAATGGCGACATGGTGATGGTGGCTTGCAGAACTCAGCTGAAATGTTGTTTGCACAGTCTCCGAATCGGCCGGCCAGGTCGGCGATGACGAAACTGCTGAGTTGAATGCGCTGATATCACCCGTTCGGCCGAAGAGACTTTGCATGGATAAGAATACGATGGCATGTGAAGCCTATAGTTCGGTCTCTCCATCCGTATGGTCTTGATATCCGCTGACATGAGCTCGGGTATGCGAGGCACAAGCTGGTCTCTCAGCCTCTGGAGTCGACATTTCCTTCAAGCACCTGCGGCTGACCTCTTGGTCCCTCCCACAAGACGGCCTGAGCCAGTTTCCACGTCCTCACTCCACTTGTCGAGTTCCATCTGATTCGCCGGGCAATTCTTGATCCGTGTGGCTGAACAGTCTGGAGGGACAGAATAGCTCGGATGACTCTGGGACTCGACGCTCCTGTTGATCGGCGGCGGAACCGAATCTGCACAGAACGACGTGAATATGGATAAGCGATGGGTGTCTTGCTTTCTTTTCAGTAATTTTAGGCCGCATCAACATCTGCGGCATGCCATGCAAAGGGATGCGTTTTTTGGCTATTCGTAGATCTTGGCTTCAGTCATCCGAAGTCATGTTGTCGTTACGCTTGCATGCTGAGATCTCGGCCAGATTCAGATACACGCCAGGCCATCGACCTCGCCATTACAACGGAGGAATTAGGGCCGTATCACGGTAGCCGGAG
This is a stretch of genomic DNA from Colletotrichum lupini chromosome 10, complete sequence. It encodes these proteins:
- a CDS encoding peroxidase; protein product: MKTTSLITAALAGVVIARPGMDINKMMADAKLEARQADGGGPSTELIGDLATLRGRELTATGQAIKDILTAEAPGQDLKSFYDDSDLPPKNSAECREDECCIWKYIADDMAAQMVGNAGRCNNVARGAIRLGFHDAASWSKSTGGTGADGSIILANECKTRSDNKGLEEICDIMEGWFAKYKRYKISMADLIQTASNVATVSCPLGPRVRTFVGRKDSTTPAVKKLLPDPSDSSAKLFKLFADKSFTPAGLVALMGAHSTSQQRFVDPSRADSPQDSTPGTWDIAYYQQTLNPNAPPAVFKFQSDINVSQDPRTNGVWKAFAAGPRGQFMWNEAYATEYVRMSLLGVNNINDLTECTKALPPFRPGFQQPDEDLLTKVMRSVINSEAIKQALEKGDKIPPNAI